From Microbacterium invictum, the proteins below share one genomic window:
- a CDS encoding Gfo/Idh/MocA family protein: MTTTLRTAIVGTGSVANLHARAVASHPRAELVGVTDLARGAADAFAQRHGGPAVYDSLDALLQTEHPDVVLICTPPGAHREQTLAAFAAGAHVIVEKPPAPSLDELDEMRDAAAKAGRQLAVVFQQRTGTAAAHVRRLLHEGALGRPLIAVCQTLWYRGDDYFAVPWRGKWETEGGGTTLGHGIHQLDLLGFLLGDWASVQGRLWRLDRETETEDASTATITFESGVVAQVVTSAISPRETSSIRIDTQKATVTVDHLYGHGHEHWAITPAPGFEDEADDWDLPAVEERSDHALLLRDVFDALLSGRELPETADEPARSFELVAAIYASAAADGAVVTPADLAVHPTHRSGFASPVTDMRDADS; this comes from the coding sequence ATGACCACCACTCTCCGTACGGCGATCGTCGGCACCGGCTCTGTCGCAAATCTCCACGCTCGCGCGGTGGCGTCACACCCGCGCGCCGAGCTGGTCGGCGTCACCGACCTGGCGCGCGGCGCGGCCGATGCGTTCGCCCAGCGGCATGGCGGTCCGGCCGTCTACGACTCGCTCGACGCGCTGCTGCAGACCGAGCATCCCGACGTCGTGCTCATCTGCACGCCACCGGGGGCACACCGCGAGCAGACCCTCGCCGCGTTCGCCGCCGGCGCGCACGTGATCGTCGAGAAGCCGCCGGCGCCGTCGCTGGACGAACTGGACGAGATGAGGGATGCCGCGGCGAAAGCCGGCCGCCAGCTCGCGGTGGTGTTCCAGCAGCGCACCGGCACGGCCGCCGCGCACGTGCGGCGGCTGCTGCACGAGGGTGCGCTCGGACGGCCGCTCATCGCCGTGTGCCAGACGCTCTGGTACCGCGGCGACGACTACTTCGCGGTGCCGTGGCGCGGAAAGTGGGAGACCGAGGGCGGCGGCACGACGCTGGGCCACGGCATCCACCAGCTCGATCTGCTCGGATTCCTGCTCGGCGACTGGGCGAGTGTGCAGGGGCGGCTGTGGCGGCTCGATCGCGAGACCGAGACCGAGGACGCCTCGACGGCCACCATCACCTTCGAGAGCGGGGTGGTGGCCCAGGTGGTCACCAGTGCGATCTCGCCGCGCGAGACGAGCTCGATCCGCATCGACACGCAGAAGGCGACCGTGACCGTCGACCACCTCTACGGCCACGGCCACGAGCACTGGGCGATCACGCCCGCCCCCGGATTCGAGGACGAAGCCGACGACTGGGACCTGCCTGCCGTCGAAGAGCGCAGCGACCACGCGCTGCTGCTGCGCGACGTGTTCGACGCGCTGCTGTCCGGACGGGAGCTGCCCGAGACCGCCGATGAGCCGGCACGCTCGTTCGAGCTCGTCGCTGCCATCTACGCCTCGGCAGCCGCCGACGGCGCCGTCGTGACCCCCGCCGACCTCGCCGTACACCCCACGCACCGCTCCGGGTTCGCCAGCCCCGTGACCGACATGCGGGACGCCGACTCGTGA
- a CDS encoding PmoA family protein gives MTLAAGRTDTEFTVRDGDVELLRYVFMPDSPALESPKPYLHALRTRAGRVVSLFRPWDHVWHKGIAWSLPVVDDENFWGGPTYVQGQGYVQLPNDGTQAHRTVVAVEEGDVARFAHDLEWITEDGRRLFTERRELTARVIDAGAWALTFATAMTNVTAAPIVLGSPTTKGRENAGYGGLFWRGPRSFTDGTLVTAAGTGSGSDLRGQRHEWMGFAGRHDEIDETSLLVMVDAATNPHHPPQWFARSEEFAALNPAPFFSDEFTIAPSETATFRYAVGIADAGAAAAADLATRLRELL, from the coding sequence ATGACGCTCGCCGCCGGTCGCACCGACACCGAGTTCACCGTCCGCGACGGCGACGTCGAGCTGCTCAGGTACGTCTTCATGCCCGACTCGCCCGCGCTCGAATCGCCCAAGCCGTACCTCCACGCGCTCCGCACCCGCGCGGGCCGGGTGGTGAGCCTGTTCCGGCCCTGGGACCACGTCTGGCACAAGGGCATCGCGTGGTCACTGCCGGTCGTGGACGACGAGAACTTCTGGGGCGGTCCGACGTACGTGCAGGGGCAGGGGTATGTGCAGCTGCCCAACGACGGCACCCAGGCGCATCGGACGGTCGTCGCCGTCGAAGAGGGCGACGTCGCCCGGTTCGCGCACGACCTGGAGTGGATCACCGAGGACGGCCGCCGCCTGTTCACCGAGCGGCGCGAGCTGACCGCTCGTGTTATCGACGCCGGCGCGTGGGCGCTCACCTTCGCGACCGCCATGACGAACGTCACCGCCGCGCCGATCGTCCTCGGCTCTCCCACGACGAAAGGGCGGGAGAACGCCGGCTACGGCGGTCTGTTCTGGCGCGGGCCGCGATCGTTCACCGACGGCACTCTCGTGACGGCGGCCGGGACCGGGTCGGGATCGGACCTGCGCGGCCAGCGTCACGAGTGGATGGGCTTCGCCGGTCGTCACGACGAGATCGACGAGACGTCGCTGCTGGTCATGGTCGACGCGGCGACCAACCCCCACCATCCGCCGCAGTGGTTCGCGCGCTCCGAGGAGTTCGCCGCGCTCAACCCGGCGCCGTTCTTCAGCGACGAGTTCACGATCGCGCCCAGCGAGACGGCGACCTTCCGCTACGCGGTGGGGATCGCGGATGCCGGAGCCGCGGCCGCCGCAGACCTCGCGACGCGACTGCGGGAGCTCCTGTGA
- a CDS encoding Gfo/Idh/MocA family protein: MTHDRPLIAAIIGTGAIAHAHAQAIVDLAPRVRLAAVVDLDADRAQAFAQQFGADAVYSTAEALFAAERLDLVHVCTPPQTHVPLAIQALRAGVPALVEKPTALSLAEMDELVAVSRETGVPALTVFQHRYGAAAQRLIRLVREGVLGRPLVATCETLWHRTPEYFDLPWRGRWEVEGGGPTMGHGIHQFDLLLAVLGPWSRLTAFAARQVLPTDTEDVSMALVEFDSGALATVVNSIVSPRESSRLRFDFEHATVEVEHVYGYTDADWTFTPAPGHDELAARWTAQPSDEPSGHRGQIAAILDALAAGEEPGVGVDDARRTLELAAATYASAFRGAPVRAGEIAGDDPFLRSMDGGAVPWHPVKTRPEEALA; the protein is encoded by the coding sequence ATGACCCACGACCGGCCGCTCATCGCCGCCATCATCGGCACCGGCGCGATCGCCCACGCTCACGCGCAGGCCATCGTCGATCTCGCCCCGCGCGTCCGGCTGGCCGCCGTGGTCGACCTCGACGCCGACCGGGCACAGGCGTTCGCCCAGCAGTTCGGAGCGGATGCCGTGTACTCGACCGCCGAGGCCCTGTTCGCGGCGGAGAGGCTCGACCTCGTTCACGTGTGCACGCCGCCGCAGACCCACGTGCCGCTCGCGATCCAGGCGCTGCGCGCCGGCGTGCCCGCGCTGGTCGAGAAGCCGACCGCGCTCAGCCTCGCCGAGATGGACGAACTCGTCGCCGTCTCCCGCGAGACCGGCGTGCCGGCGCTGACGGTGTTCCAGCATCGTTATGGCGCCGCCGCGCAGCGCCTCATCCGGCTCGTGCGCGAGGGTGTGCTCGGCCGCCCGCTCGTCGCGACCTGCGAGACGCTCTGGCATCGCACGCCCGAGTACTTCGACCTGCCCTGGCGCGGCCGCTGGGAGGTCGAGGGCGGCGGGCCGACCATGGGCCACGGCATCCACCAGTTCGATTTGCTGCTCGCCGTGCTCGGGCCCTGGTCACGACTGACCGCGTTCGCGGCACGGCAGGTGCTGCCTACCGACACCGAGGACGTCTCGATGGCGCTCGTCGAGTTCGACAGCGGGGCCCTCGCGACCGTCGTGAACTCGATCGTGTCGCCGCGCGAGAGCTCGCGGCTGCGCTTCGACTTCGAGCACGCGACCGTCGAGGTCGAGCACGTGTACGGCTACACCGACGCCGACTGGACCTTCACCCCGGCGCCGGGCCACGACGAGCTCGCCGCGCGCTGGACGGCCCAGCCCTCCGACGAGCCCAGCGGGCATCGCGGCCAGATCGCCGCGATCCTCGACGCGCTCGCCGCCGGCGAAGAGCCCGGTGTCGGTGTCGACGATGCGCGTCGCACCCTCGAGCTCGCCGCCGCGACCTACGCCTCGGCCTTCCGCGGCGCCCCGGTGCGCGCCGGTGAGATCGCCGGCGACGACCCGTTCCTGCGCTCGATGGATGGCGGCGCCGTGCCGTGGCATCCTGTCAAGACCCGCCCCGAGGAGGCCCTCGCATGA
- a CDS encoding cupin domain-containing protein: protein MTGLFPGGVAVTDLEVYDWEAADGCRGGSPHLHTASSEGYVVGGGSGAVQTLSAAGFEEHPLVPGDVVWFTPGTVHRLINGGDLRLLVVMANAGLPEAGDAVLTFPADVLDDPEAYATAAAVTPGDEAAARARRDLALDGFAQLRAGGADALAAFHARAVRIVQPRIAGWRELWESTVAAETTRVGEQLTALAAGDPGRMATASVTRAQPRSAARTLGVCGRLRTWEWPAG, encoded by the coding sequence GTGACCGGCCTGTTCCCGGGCGGTGTCGCCGTCACCGACCTCGAGGTCTACGACTGGGAGGCGGCAGATGGATGCCGGGGCGGGTCGCCCCATCTGCACACCGCCTCGAGCGAGGGGTACGTCGTCGGCGGCGGCAGCGGTGCTGTGCAGACACTGTCGGCGGCGGGCTTCGAGGAGCACCCGCTCGTGCCCGGCGACGTCGTCTGGTTCACGCCCGGCACGGTGCACCGGCTGATCAACGGCGGCGATCTGCGCCTGCTGGTGGTCATGGCCAACGCGGGCCTGCCGGAGGCGGGGGACGCCGTGCTCACCTTCCCCGCGGATGTGCTCGACGACCCCGAGGCGTACGCCACCGCGGCGGCAGTGACGCCGGGCGACGAAGCGGCCGCCCGTGCCCGCCGCGATCTGGCGCTCGACGGCTTCGCGCAACTGCGGGCCGGGGGAGCGGACGCGCTCGCGGCCTTCCACGCCCGCGCGGTGCGGATCGTCCAGCCCCGGATCGCGGGATGGCGCGAGCTGTGGGAGTCGACCGTCGCGGCCGAGACAACGCGCGTGGGCGAGCAGCTCACCGCGCTCGCCGCCGGTGATCCGGGGCGCATGGCCACGGCATCCGTCACCCGAGCACAGCCGCGCTCGGCAGCGCGAACCCTCGGCGTGTGCGGCCGGCTGCGCACCTGGGAGTGGCCAGCCGGGTAG
- a CDS encoding ATP-binding cassette domain-containing protein, with protein MPRIALSRLPDLIDGDHPARSVLRLLARRPGRMTVAILAFAMKEIPMWFLPVVTASIIDIVAGRGQVTAVLWWFALAAVLLLQNYPNHILYTRSFMTVVRDTGADLRNALAARLQSLSIGYHTRVSSSIVQTKVVRDVENVELMLQQVTHPLLSAIMVMTGAIAMTAIAVPQFLPVYALAVPIAIGIRYGMRNRSKTRNEVFRREVETLSARVGEMASLIPVTRAHGLEQTAVTRVSTGAEGVRRAGLHLDMLNGHVASISWVAMQLLGVGCLVLAAVFSLTGILPISPGEVVLLSTYFTLLTGGLTQLLMLIPVGARGLESVRSIAEVLQEPDLEQNEGKRAVDAVAGTIILDHASHRYVGADADALHEIDLAIPAGATFAFVGSSGSGKSTLLNLVLGFVRPTDGRILLDGADMQQLDLRTVRRFVSVVPQESVLFEGSIRDNIAYGMPDATDARIAQALRDANAWDFVQEQPQGWDTVVGERGARLSGGQRQRLAIARALVRDPRILLLDEATSALDPESEELVKEALGRLMRGRTTLVVAHRLSTVRQADRIVVLEHGRIVEQGSHDDLLAAGGRYASLHLTQAGLA; from the coding sequence GTGCCTCGGATAGCGCTTTCCCGCCTCCCCGACCTCATCGACGGCGATCATCCCGCGCGGTCGGTGCTGCGGCTGCTCGCGCGCCGGCCCGGTCGCATGACCGTCGCGATCCTCGCCTTCGCGATGAAGGAGATCCCGATGTGGTTCCTCCCCGTGGTCACCGCGTCGATCATCGACATCGTCGCCGGCCGCGGTCAGGTGACGGCCGTGCTGTGGTGGTTCGCGCTGGCCGCGGTCCTGCTGCTGCAGAACTACCCGAACCACATCCTGTACACCCGCAGCTTCATGACGGTCGTCCGCGACACCGGCGCCGATCTGCGCAACGCGCTCGCCGCCCGGCTGCAGAGCCTGTCGATCGGCTACCACACGAGGGTGAGCTCCTCGATCGTGCAGACCAAGGTCGTCCGTGACGTCGAGAACGTCGAGCTCATGCTCCAGCAGGTCACCCATCCGCTGCTGTCGGCCATCATGGTGATGACCGGCGCGATCGCCATGACCGCGATCGCCGTGCCGCAGTTCCTGCCCGTGTATGCGCTCGCGGTACCGATCGCCATCGGCATCCGCTACGGCATGCGCAATCGGTCGAAGACCCGCAACGAGGTGTTCCGCCGCGAGGTCGAGACCCTCTCCGCGCGCGTCGGCGAGATGGCCTCACTCATCCCCGTCACCCGCGCCCACGGCCTCGAGCAGACCGCCGTCACCCGGGTTAGCACGGGAGCGGAGGGCGTGCGGCGCGCCGGCCTGCACCTCGACATGCTCAATGGGCACGTGGCATCCATCTCCTGGGTCGCGATGCAGCTGCTCGGCGTCGGCTGCCTCGTGCTGGCCGCGGTGTTCTCGCTCACCGGCATCCTGCCCATCAGCCCCGGTGAAGTCGTACTGCTGTCGACCTATTTCACCCTGCTGACCGGTGGGCTCACCCAGCTGCTCATGCTCATCCCGGTCGGAGCCCGCGGCCTCGAATCGGTGCGCTCCATCGCCGAGGTGCTGCAGGAGCCCGACCTCGAGCAGAACGAGGGCAAGAGAGCGGTGGATGCCGTGGCCGGCACGATCATCCTCGACCACGCCTCGCATCGATATGTCGGGGCCGACGCCGACGCGCTCCACGAGATCGACCTCGCCATCCCGGCCGGAGCTACCTTCGCGTTCGTCGGCTCGTCCGGGTCGGGCAAGTCCACGCTGCTGAACCTCGTGCTCGGCTTCGTACGACCGACCGACGGACGCATCCTGCTCGACGGCGCCGACATGCAGCAGCTCGATCTGCGCACCGTCCGCCGATTCGTCTCGGTGGTGCCGCAGGAGTCGGTGCTGTTCGAGGGGTCGATCCGCGACAACATCGCGTACGGGATGCCGGATGCCACCGACGCCCGCATCGCCCAGGCGCTGCGTGACGCGAACGCATGGGACTTCGTCCAGGAGCAGCCGCAGGGCTGGGACACCGTCGTCGGGGAGCGCGGCGCTCGGCTGTCGGGCGGGCAGCGCCAGCGCCTCGCGATCGCCCGCGCGCTCGTGCGCGACCCGCGCATCCTGCTGCTGGACGAGGCCACGAGCGCCCTCGATCCCGAGTCGGAGGAGCTCGTGAAAGAGGCGCTCGGTCGCCTCATGCGCGGTCGCACCACCCTCGTCGTCGCGCACCGGCTTTCGACCGTCCGGCAGGCCGACCGCATCGTCGTGCTCGAGCACGGGCGCATCGTGGAGCAGGGCAGCCACGACGACCTGCTCGCCGCCGGCGGGCGCTACGCCAGCCTGCATCTGACCCAGGCGGGGCTCGCCTGA